In Candidatus Didemnitutus sp., a genomic segment contains:
- a CDS encoding glycosyltransferase, with product MITTLAGGGSERVCFELANQWAREGRRVELLLVRRDGVFLTELDPRVQVAEAGVRRVRHALFWLLRQLNRSPRVPTLLFGFELGTSLGALRRLGLVRAPLVYREGSCPVRNIPAVSHWKYAAFVGAVDGMIAQSEQALGNLRLLGAWPPVHQVIWNPAAKPAMNVVSGSSGGPAAALRLVAIGRLSPEKGYARLIDAVARLRSQGRSVTLTIAGEGSQRASLEARIDALGLRSSVNLVGFIAQPTKLLAEADYFVLGSHYEGQPNALLEALQRGARVVAAGGAGVGELLGVLGLGACWISEGEADFVVALESALDRAGQLPAATWRDARAELARRTAIEKVAGEYRRVMEACVP from the coding sequence GTGATTACCACGCTGGCCGGTGGCGGGTCTGAACGGGTCTGCTTTGAGTTGGCGAACCAGTGGGCGCGCGAGGGACGTCGCGTGGAACTGCTGTTGGTGCGACGCGACGGAGTGTTTCTGACGGAACTTGATCCACGTGTGCAAGTGGCAGAAGCCGGCGTTCGCCGGGTGCGCCACGCGCTGTTCTGGCTGCTGCGACAGCTCAATCGCTCGCCGCGCGTGCCGACCCTGCTCTTTGGTTTTGAACTCGGCACTTCGCTTGGCGCACTGCGGCGGCTCGGGCTGGTCCGGGCGCCGCTCGTTTACCGGGAAGGCAGCTGTCCAGTGCGGAACATTCCGGCAGTCTCTCACTGGAAGTATGCCGCCTTCGTCGGGGCGGTGGATGGCATGATCGCCCAAAGTGAGCAGGCCTTGGGGAATCTGCGGTTGCTCGGAGCTTGGCCGCCCGTGCACCAGGTGATCTGGAATCCGGCCGCGAAGCCAGCGATGAACGTCGTCTCTGGCTCGAGCGGCGGTCCCGCGGCCGCGCTGCGTCTGGTCGCGATCGGGCGGCTGTCGCCGGAGAAAGGTTATGCACGGCTGATTGATGCGGTCGCCCGGTTGCGCTCGCAAGGTCGCTCGGTGACGCTGACGATCGCCGGCGAAGGATCGCAGCGTGCCTCGCTCGAGGCGCGGATCGATGCGCTCGGGTTGAGGAGTTCGGTAAATCTTGTCGGTTTCATCGCGCAACCAACGAAGTTGCTCGCGGAGGCCGACTACTTCGTGCTCGGTTCGCATTACGAGGGTCAGCCGAATGCATTGCTCGAAGCTTTGCAGCGGGGCGCCCGCGTCGTTGCGGCCGGTGGTGCGGGCGTCGGTGAATTGCTCGGCGTCCTTGGGCTCGGTGCGTGTTGGATTTCCGAGGGCGAAGCCGACTTTGTCGTCGCCTTGGAATCGGCGCTGGATCGCGCCGGGCAGCTGCCCGCGGCAACGTGGCGGGATGCGCGGGCGGAGCTCGCTCGGCGCACGGCGATCGAGAAGGTCGCGGGCGAATATCGACGGGTCATGGAGGCGTGCGTCCCTTGA
- a CDS encoding acyltransferase: protein MIATEESRPVTARGPQHRERLDVLQAYRGLAALAVLLFHAGVGAAWFWHADFMGGAARVGRLGVDFFFVLSGFIICHVHLDEIGHPSCASRYLFKRWCRIYPPLFVAMLIKTAHLFVGFGVRNGGKLNADVILNSYLLLPTDVRILDVAWSLSHEMLFYLVFLIALLSGRTLAMLLGGTWIALILALNAKATLVTDPLPRFVFSPYNAQFLLGCVAALGFRMTVRPITGWLALGAGAGLLGFGWSAYDALRAGGEAFRCYYWGVGFFLVTWGTLIVGRQVPLKVPRSLMHLGDASYSIYLVHNSIQFMLMALAVRFIGVPTHVQPALWLVVLISLAGGLWYYRWVEKPMLTRTNAWIVRRFPTRGAPSGSG, encoded by the coding sequence ATGATCGCGACGGAAGAATCACGGCCCGTCACGGCCCGGGGGCCGCAGCACCGCGAGAGGCTGGATGTGCTGCAGGCTTACCGTGGACTTGCCGCGCTCGCGGTCCTGCTTTTCCACGCCGGGGTTGGCGCCGCCTGGTTCTGGCACGCCGACTTCATGGGCGGAGCCGCGCGGGTCGGGCGGCTGGGTGTCGACTTCTTCTTCGTGCTGAGCGGATTTATCATCTGTCACGTTCATCTCGACGAGATCGGGCATCCCAGCTGTGCGTCCCGCTATCTGTTCAAACGGTGGTGCCGCATCTATCCTCCGCTCTTCGTCGCAATGCTGATCAAGACGGCTCACCTGTTCGTCGGATTTGGCGTGCGAAACGGCGGTAAGTTGAATGCGGATGTGATTCTCAATTCCTATCTGCTGCTGCCGACGGACGTGCGCATCTTGGACGTGGCATGGAGCCTGTCACACGAGATGCTTTTCTATCTGGTCTTCCTGATCGCGTTGCTGAGCGGGCGGACGCTCGCGATGTTGCTCGGGGGAACTTGGATAGCGCTCATTCTGGCGCTGAATGCGAAGGCAACCCTGGTCACTGATCCGCTGCCGCGCTTCGTTTTCAGTCCCTACAACGCCCAGTTCCTGTTGGGGTGCGTTGCTGCGCTTGGATTCCGGATGACTGTCCGTCCGATCACGGGCTGGCTGGCTTTGGGGGCGGGCGCGGGGTTGCTGGGATTTGGGTGGTCCGCTTACGATGCTCTGCGCGCCGGCGGCGAGGCCTTTCGCTGTTACTATTGGGGTGTAGGTTTCTTCCTCGTTACATGGGGAACGCTCATCGTCGGTCGCCAGGTGCCGCTCAAGGTGCCGCGGAGTTTGATGCACCTTGGGGATGCGTCCTACTCCATTTACCTCGTGCACAATTCGATTCAGTTTATGCTGATGGCCCTCGCGGTCCGGTTCATCGGCGTGCCCACGCACGTCCAGCCGGCCTTGTGGTTGGTCGTGTTGATTTCGCTGGCAGGGGGGCTGTGGTATTATCGTTGGGTTGAGAAACCGATGCTCACCCGGACCAATGCGTGGATCGTGCGTCGGTTTCCGACGCGGGGAGCGCCGTCCGGCTCGGGATGA
- the asnB gene encoding asparagine synthase (glutamine-hydrolyzing) produces the protein MCGIAGFLGFDDSAGGADEILGRMLLTLHHRGPDGAGQWSDASCEVALGHRRLAIIDLTPTGTQPMVSASERFVISFNGEIYNFPEIRQDLETGGVHFRGGSDTEVLLEAAARWGVRQAIARCVGMFAVALFDREERKLYLVRDRLGEKPLYYGWMGRTFLFGSELKALRAHPAWCGEVDRGALRAFFRHSFVPAPLTIYRGIAKLPPGGLLELSLADAQAGVMPAPELYWDMAARAAAARQRPFAGDDAEALAELDRVLGRAIREQMVADVPLGAFLSGGIDSSTIVALMQRANAGRVRTFTIGFAESEYNEAEHAKAVAQHLGTDHTELYVRPQDALDVIPRLPSIYDEPFADSSQIPTFLVSALARQHVTVSLSGDAGDELFAGYRRYFDTMALWRKTRWMPRWLGRAAGGGLRAVRPATWEALLGGVMPAVAGAGWKGRTGDRLHKVADLLAFPSAADLYLRFVLRDAGMAALVRDGSEADLLPIQRAAVAIGDDPSLIARMTQLDLASYLPDCILTKVDRAAMAVSLETRVPLLDHRVVEFALGLPDRFKVRQGRGKWLLRQLLYRHVPPALLERPKMGFGVPIESWLRGPLRDWGEALLDERRLRDEGFLDPQPVRQMWHEHLTGTRRWHYALWDVLMFQAWLEHSRHAMPPQ, from the coding sequence ATGTGTGGCATCGCTGGATTCCTTGGTTTTGACGATAGCGCGGGAGGCGCGGACGAAATCCTCGGCCGGATGTTGCTGACTCTGCATCATCGTGGGCCGGACGGTGCCGGCCAATGGTCGGACGCGTCGTGTGAAGTCGCACTCGGGCATCGCCGCCTGGCGATCATCGATCTGACGCCGACGGGCACGCAGCCGATGGTGTCGGCGTCGGAACGGTTCGTCATCAGCTTCAACGGCGAGATCTACAACTTTCCCGAGATCCGACAGGATCTTGAAACGGGTGGGGTGCACTTTCGCGGAGGATCGGACACGGAGGTGCTGCTCGAGGCGGCGGCGCGCTGGGGCGTGCGGCAGGCGATTGCACGCTGCGTCGGCATGTTCGCGGTGGCGCTGTTCGATCGCGAGGAGCGCAAGCTCTACCTGGTGCGCGATCGGTTGGGCGAAAAACCGCTCTACTACGGGTGGATGGGACGGACGTTCCTGTTCGGTTCAGAGTTGAAGGCGCTGCGGGCGCATCCGGCGTGGTGCGGCGAAGTGGATCGCGGCGCGCTTCGTGCTTTTTTCCGGCACAGCTTCGTGCCCGCTCCACTCACGATTTATCGCGGCATTGCCAAGCTGCCGCCCGGCGGACTGCTGGAATTGTCGCTCGCCGACGCACAAGCCGGCGTGATGCCCGCGCCGGAACTTTATTGGGATATGGCGGCGCGAGCCGCCGCGGCGCGGCAGCGGCCGTTTGCGGGCGATGATGCCGAGGCGCTGGCTGAACTTGATCGCGTGCTCGGCCGCGCGATTCGCGAGCAGATGGTCGCGGACGTGCCGCTGGGGGCCTTCCTCTCCGGTGGAATCGACTCGTCGACAATCGTCGCCTTGATGCAGCGGGCGAATGCAGGACGCGTGCGCACCTTCACCATCGGTTTTGCCGAATCCGAATACAACGAGGCGGAGCACGCCAAGGCGGTGGCTCAACATCTGGGCACCGATCATACGGAGCTCTACGTCCGCCCGCAGGATGCCCTGGATGTCATCCCGCGCTTGCCCTCCATCTACGACGAGCCGTTTGCGGACTCCTCGCAGATTCCGACATTTTTGGTCTCGGCGCTGGCGCGCCAGCATGTGACGGTGAGCCTCTCGGGCGATGCCGGAGACGAGTTGTTTGCCGGCTACCGGCGATATTTCGATACCATGGCGCTTTGGCGCAAGACGCGCTGGATGCCACGCTGGCTTGGCCGGGCGGCCGGCGGCGGATTGCGGGCGGTTCGTCCGGCGACTTGGGAAGCCTTGCTGGGCGGCGTGATGCCGGCGGTGGCGGGCGCCGGCTGGAAGGGGCGAACCGGAGACCGCCTGCACAAGGTCGCCGACCTTCTCGCGTTTCCGAGCGCGGCGGATCTCTACCTGCGTTTCGTGCTGCGAGATGCCGGCATGGCGGCGTTGGTGAGGGACGGGTCTGAAGCCGATCTGCTTCCGATCCAGCGTGCGGCCGTCGCGATCGGGGATGATCCGTCGTTGATCGCCCGAATGACCCAGCTCGATCTCGCGTCGTATCTGCCGGACTGTATCCTGACCAAGGTCGATCGGGCGGCGATGGCGGTCAGTCTCGAGACCCGCGTCCCGCTGCTCGACCACCGCGTCGTCGAATTCGCGCTCGGCCTTCCAGACCGCTTCAAGGTGCGGCAAGGGCGGGGCAAGTGGCTGCTGCGCCAGTTGCTCTACCGCCACGTGCCGCCGGCCTTGCTGGAGCGGCCCAAGATGGGCTTTGGCGTGCCGATCGAATCCTGGCTGCGCGGCCCGCTCCGGGACTGGGGCGAGGCGCTGCTCGACGAGCGGCGCCTGCGCGATGAGGGATTTCTGGATCCTCAGCCGGTCCGCCAGATGTGGCACGAGCACCTCACGGGCACGCGCCGCTGGCACTACGCGCTGTGGGACGTGCTCATGTTCCAGGCGTGGCTGGAACACTCGAGGCACGCGATGCCGCCCCAATGA
- a CDS encoding O-antigen ligase family protein, giving the protein MARNNPASAPPPQPPVAFPHRPLNFREAFALLAFIVLMVTVMTNLISFYFLEEQLITVRPMVIILALGSIVVAGAVPFSIDLPPMALGIACGLGGRFLDAAMLKRYVDFEDAASRNTAFALVFFGVSYVGLRVALRARRRLALALVACSAVAIGSITVDYFVPGFFPVTSGRAAGYFINSNGASFALGVLLFAAVPLVHSNTLRVLFICVTIFGSFITLSRGGFLALLVGVLAFMRGGLRLRALLFAGVALVITFASLSSVVDQLQSGNEELNTRARLLLGRDAGAIDDSGRGRLLMEGFAMGMESPWIGYGATYSNAPRTLSGQGPHNLYVGLLVDEGVPGALFGMVIMGALGVYCFRWCRAFFPLYLVLFVTAFFSHNLPESSVFLFALALICVAGEPAYFAARRH; this is encoded by the coding sequence ATGGCTCGAAATAATCCTGCTTCCGCTCCGCCGCCCCAACCGCCCGTTGCCTTTCCGCACCGGCCGCTCAACTTTCGCGAGGCGTTCGCTCTGCTGGCGTTCATCGTGCTGATGGTGACGGTGATGACGAACCTGATTTCGTTCTACTTTCTGGAAGAGCAGTTGATCACGGTCCGTCCGATGGTGATCATCCTCGCTCTCGGTAGTATCGTGGTTGCCGGGGCGGTGCCGTTCTCCATCGATCTTCCCCCGATGGCGTTGGGGATCGCGTGTGGGCTGGGTGGCCGGTTCCTCGATGCGGCGATGCTCAAGCGTTATGTGGATTTCGAGGATGCTGCGAGCCGCAACACGGCTTTTGCCCTCGTGTTTTTTGGGGTTTCCTATGTCGGCCTGCGGGTTGCGTTACGCGCGCGCCGCCGGCTTGCCCTGGCCCTGGTGGCCTGTAGCGCGGTTGCGATCGGATCGATCACCGTCGACTATTTCGTGCCGGGCTTTTTTCCGGTGACCTCCGGACGTGCGGCCGGTTATTTCATCAACAGCAATGGCGCCTCGTTCGCGTTGGGCGTTCTGTTGTTCGCGGCGGTGCCGCTCGTCCACAGCAACACGCTGCGCGTTCTATTCATCTGCGTCACGATTTTCGGGAGCTTCATAACCTTGAGCCGCGGCGGCTTTCTCGCGCTGCTGGTCGGTGTGTTGGCCTTTATGCGTGGCGGCCTGCGCTTGCGGGCACTGCTCTTCGCGGGAGTCGCTCTGGTGATCACTTTTGCCTCACTTTCGAGCGTGGTGGACCAACTCCAATCCGGTAACGAAGAGCTGAACACTCGCGCGCGCCTTTTGCTGGGACGAGATGCAGGGGCCATCGACGACTCGGGACGTGGCCGCCTCCTAATGGAGGGCTTCGCTATGGGCATGGAGAGTCCTTGGATAGGCTATGGGGCGACCTACTCGAATGCCCCACGGACGCTGTCCGGCCAAGGGCCGCACAATTTGTATGTTGGTCTATTGGTGGATGAGGGGGTGCCCGGTGCCCTGTTCGGCATGGTGATCATGGGCGCGCTGGGCGTGTATTGCTTTCGGTGGTGTCGCGCCTTTTTCCCTCTTTACTTGGTGCTCTTCGTGACCGCGTTCTTCAGTCACAATCTGCCCGAATCGAGCGTGTTCCTTTTCGCTCTCGCGTTGATCTGCGTGGCGGGGGAGCCCGCGTATTTCGCCGCCAGGAGGCATTAA
- a CDS encoding glycosyltransferase family 4 protein: METFENRRLRLALVIPTMQAGGAERVMSLIARHFDAGGHVVAIFTLEPAGTKSFYSLPERVRHLSLGMEGTPHGLARRLRAHGQRVFRLRAALRAFQPDLVISFCTEMNVLCSLAVRGSGWPLIVSERVDPLMHRPAWPWQFARWLVYRCAASVVVQSEEMRAYFMPWGTLRLRVIPNPVPPASTPARTPSQTILAVGRLARQKGFDYLLPALACVAERFPDWRLRIIGEGGERARLEKQAAELGLRDRVDLPGLRPEIGVEYAGAKIFVLPSRYEGFPNALVEAMAAGLPVVAAQCRGGIAEIIRDGQNGLLFPPGNVPVLAEALERLMGSADLRERLGGQASRVAETYSVARVMAQWEQAVAAALKSERAAPKLPI, encoded by the coding sequence ATGGAGACCTTCGAGAACAGAAGGCTGCGCCTGGCGTTGGTGATCCCAACGATGCAGGCCGGTGGGGCTGAACGGGTGATGAGTTTGATCGCCCGGCATTTTGATGCGGGCGGGCATGTGGTCGCTATTTTCACGTTGGAGCCAGCGGGAACTAAGTCCTTTTATTCGCTGCCGGAGCGAGTGCGGCACCTGTCGCTCGGCATGGAAGGCACGCCGCACGGGCTGGCTCGCCGGCTCCGCGCTCATGGGCAACGGGTCTTCCGTTTGCGCGCGGCGTTGCGTGCGTTCCAGCCCGATTTGGTGATTAGCTTTTGCACTGAGATGAACGTGCTGTGTTCGCTGGCGGTCCGCGGAAGCGGCTGGCCGTTGATCGTTTCCGAACGAGTGGATCCGCTGATGCATCGGCCCGCGTGGCCGTGGCAATTTGCCCGATGGCTTGTTTACCGGTGTGCGGCGAGCGTGGTGGTGCAGAGCGAGGAGATGCGGGCCTATTTCATGCCGTGGGGAACGCTTCGCCTCCGTGTGATTCCCAATCCGGTGCCGCCTGCTTCGACCCCAGCGCGGACGCCGTCGCAGACGATTCTCGCGGTGGGCCGTCTGGCGCGGCAAAAGGGATTTGATTACCTGCTGCCCGCGTTGGCGTGCGTGGCTGAACGATTCCCCGATTGGCGGTTGCGCATCATCGGCGAAGGTGGCGAGCGTGCGCGACTTGAGAAACAAGCGGCTGAACTGGGGCTCCGTGATCGAGTCGACCTGCCAGGTTTGCGTCCTGAGATCGGGGTCGAATACGCCGGAGCAAAGATCTTCGTGTTGCCGTCGCGCTATGAAGGCTTCCCGAACGCGCTCGTGGAGGCAATGGCCGCAGGTCTGCCGGTCGTTGCGGCTCAATGCCGCGGTGGCATCGCGGAGATCATTCGCGATGGGCAAAACGGCCTGCTCTTCCCCCCGGGCAACGTCCCCGTGCTCGCCGAGGCGCTGGAGCGGTTGATGGGCAGTGCGGACCTGCGCGAACGACTGGGGGGGCAGGCGAGCCGCGTGGCGGAGACCTACTCGGTGGCACGAGTGATGGCGCAGTGGGAGCAGGCCGTCGCGGCCGCATTAAAGTCAGAGAGGGCAGCACCAAAGCTCCCGATCTGA
- a CDS encoding nucleotide sugar dehydrogenase: protein MSHRPSFADFESGRSAIAMIGLGYVGLPLAVAFAKKFRVVGFDINERRVAELRAGHDATREVASDKLLAAQAAAGTAKLGITSDPAVLKSCGLIIVTVPTPIDEHKRPDLTPLVKSSTTIGRNLTPGTTVVYESTVYPGCTEDDCVPIIERESGLKWRRDFHVGYSPERINPGDKDHTVERIKKVVSGDDAPTAELLRQVYGAVITAGIFVAANIKTAEAAKVIENTQRDLNIALMNELALIFEKMGIRTLDVLEAAGTKWNFLPFRPGLVGGHCIGVDPYYLTHKAESLGYHPQVILAGRRINDGMGKFVAEKTVKLLIAADRPVKGAKVLILGWTFKEDVPDIRNTRVIDIYQELRAYGVAVSCYDPEADPAEVKHEYGIDLSPEVGTGYEAVILAVKHRALQQRFSVPALLELNPARPPVLVDVKGFLSGPEAAAHGWQL, encoded by the coding sequence ATGAGCCATCGTCCATCCTTTGCTGATTTTGAATCCGGTCGCAGCGCGATCGCCATGATCGGGCTCGGCTATGTGGGCCTGCCCCTGGCAGTCGCCTTCGCGAAAAAGTTTCGCGTGGTTGGTTTCGACATCAACGAACGACGTGTCGCTGAACTGCGGGCAGGCCACGATGCCACGCGTGAGGTCGCGAGCGACAAGTTGCTCGCCGCGCAAGCCGCCGCCGGCACGGCGAAACTCGGCATCACTTCTGATCCCGCCGTGCTGAAGTCCTGCGGGCTGATCATCGTCACCGTGCCGACGCCGATCGACGAGCACAAGCGCCCCGATCTCACCCCGTTGGTGAAATCCTCCACAACGATCGGGCGCAACCTGACTCCCGGCACCACGGTCGTGTATGAGTCGACCGTTTACCCCGGCTGCACGGAAGACGATTGTGTGCCGATCATCGAGCGGGAGAGCGGGCTGAAATGGCGGCGCGACTTCCACGTCGGTTACTCGCCGGAACGCATCAACCCCGGTGACAAGGATCACACGGTCGAGCGGATCAAAAAAGTAGTCTCGGGCGACGACGCGCCCACGGCGGAGCTGCTGCGCCAGGTCTACGGCGCGGTCATCACCGCCGGCATCTTCGTCGCGGCGAATATCAAGACCGCGGAGGCCGCCAAGGTGATCGAGAACACGCAACGCGACCTTAATATCGCCCTGATGAACGAGCTCGCGCTGATCTTTGAGAAGATGGGAATTCGCACGCTCGACGTCCTAGAAGCGGCGGGGACGAAGTGGAATTTTCTGCCGTTCCGGCCCGGTCTCGTGGGCGGGCACTGCATCGGCGTCGATCCCTACTACCTGACGCACAAGGCCGAGAGTCTGGGCTATCATCCGCAGGTCATCCTGGCCGGTCGCCGCATCAACGACGGCATGGGCAAGTTCGTGGCCGAGAAAACCGTCAAGCTGCTTATCGCCGCGGACCGGCCTGTGAAGGGCGCGAAGGTGCTTATCCTCGGCTGGACCTTCAAGGAGGATGTGCCCGATATCCGCAACACCCGGGTGATTGACATCTATCAGGAACTGCGGGCCTACGGCGTTGCGGTATCCTGCTACGACCCGGAGGCCGATCCGGCCGAAGTGAAGCACGAGTATGGTATTGATCTCTCCCCCGAGGTCGGGACCGGCTACGAGGCGGTGATCCTGGCTGTGAAGCACCGGGCGCTCCAGCAGCGGTTCTCGGTGCCGGCGCTGCTCGAACTGAATCCCGCGCGGCCGCCTGTGTTGGTGGATGTGAAGGGTTTTCTCAGCGGTCCCGAGGCTGCGGCACACGGCTGGCAACTTTGA
- a CDS encoding glycerophosphodiester phosphodiesterase codes for MKNIQWSYRFRSRIVFGTRGAGVFALALGLAAMARADQIGAIGLGWSSLKTPYLLSHRGSSGMFVEHSLYGYRRTVEGGSPFVEVDCFLLKDGALGVMHDDTLERTTQSSGRTADQTEQSWRSLRFKIPADVAHDPQELGPPLLTDVLREFGNKAIVLVEAKNRGAGAAIVATLKSQGIKPDYVLVNSFDPEELEPALQAGFPASLSVYGEKSAPDPFSLGQKGYAFCAFFKGISDDYVVRARLAGAKFIFYTVDRRFELTQALQRGAIGVYTDEPRYLAGGAGRLTHDPFIAQTMPHGMLPMSGQSRGAFVPPDKWAITVKKGYYAAVLHGWASPLNDGHPYREMMIRWTLALKDVSDSNHWWSLILCDTDEPFENEESPRVPLNGLRLVVTADGRMRIENFVAGKSRLLAAAKGTPLSPDTPNEFGVSYQGGKVEFWNFTQRVVVSAALDTSPGYYLTIAAKSLTAEVSRMSVTSF; via the coding sequence ATGAAGAATATCCAGTGGAGTTACCGCTTCCGTTCGCGAATCGTCTTCGGCACGCGCGGGGCCGGGGTTTTCGCGCTCGCGCTCGGTTTGGCTGCCATGGCTCGGGCAGACCAAATCGGAGCGATCGGCCTCGGATGGTCGAGCCTCAAGACTCCCTATCTGCTTTCGCATCGCGGCTCGTCCGGAATGTTCGTCGAGCATTCCCTCTACGGCTACCGGCGGACAGTCGAGGGTGGCAGCCCCTTCGTGGAAGTCGATTGCTTTCTGTTGAAGGACGGAGCGCTCGGCGTGATGCACGACGACACGCTTGAGCGGACGACCCAATCGTCCGGTCGCACCGCGGATCAGACCGAACAGAGCTGGCGCTCGCTCCGCTTCAAGATTCCGGCGGACGTTGCACATGACCCGCAGGAACTGGGGCCGCCGCTCCTGACTGACGTGCTGCGCGAATTTGGCAACAAGGCGATCGTGCTTGTCGAAGCCAAGAATCGCGGCGCGGGAGCGGCGATCGTGGCGACCCTGAAATCGCAGGGCATCAAACCGGACTATGTCCTCGTGAATTCATTCGATCCGGAGGAACTAGAACCGGCGCTCCAAGCGGGCTTCCCGGCGAGCCTGTCGGTTTACGGCGAGAAATCCGCTCCGGACCCGTTCTCGCTCGGACAGAAGGGCTACGCCTTCTGCGCCTTCTTCAAGGGAATTTCGGACGACTATGTGGTGCGCGCGCGGCTGGCGGGAGCTAAGTTCATCTTCTATACCGTGGACCGCCGCTTTGAGCTCACTCAGGCGCTGCAGCGCGGCGCCATCGGAGTATATACCGACGAACCCCGCTATCTCGCTGGCGGGGCCGGACGCTTGACGCATGATCCTTTTATCGCGCAGACGATGCCGCATGGCATGCTGCCGATGTCCGGCCAGTCACGAGGAGCGTTCGTCCCGCCCGACAAATGGGCGATTACGGTCAAGAAAGGCTATTATGCCGCCGTGTTGCACGGATGGGCTTCCCCGCTGAACGATGGCCACCCCTACCGTGAAATGATGATTCGATGGACCCTCGCACTCAAGGATGTCAGCGACTCGAATCATTGGTGGAGTCTGATTCTTTGCGACACCGATGAGCCCTTCGAGAACGAGGAAAGTCCGAGGGTGCCGCTCAATGGCCTGCGCCTCGTGGTGACGGCCGACGGGCGCATGCGGATTGAGAACTTCGTGGCGGGCAAGTCCCGTCTACTTGCCGCCGCGAAGGGGACGCCCTTGTCGCCGGATACGCCGAACGAATTCGGCGTCAGTTATCAGGGTGGAAAGGTCGAGTTCTGGAACTTCACCCAGCGCGTGGTGGTGAGCGCGGCGCTCGACACTTCGCCCGGCTACTATCTTACGATCGCCGCCAAAAGTCTGACGGCGGAAGTCAGCCGCATGTCGGTTACGTCCTTCTGA
- a CDS encoding NAD-dependent epimerase/dehydratase family protein, which yields MSTYLVTGAAGFIASKVCEFLLAEGHTVVGVDNLNDYYDVRLKDYRLASLLAQPDWWSRADAAKSQFQGSARSAGCFHFRPVDIEDLPALDALFSEFKFDAVFNLAARAGVRYSMENPYVYLSTNTLGTLNVLECQRKYGVKKQVLASTSSLYAGCAMPFTEELPVNTPLSPYAATKKGAELLAYSYHKLYGLDTTVVRYFTVFGPAGRPDMSVFRFIKWIDEEQPLELFGDGTQSRDFTYVDDIARGTILAAKPLGYEIVNLGGGRNPISLQTVIAFMEKALGKKAVIAGKPFHVADIKETWADITKAGRLLGWSPRILPEEGFQRTVDWYLDNRIWLREVRL from the coding sequence ATGTCCACTTACCTCGTCACCGGTGCCGCCGGCTTTATCGCCTCGAAAGTATGCGAATTTCTCCTCGCTGAGGGGCATACTGTCGTCGGCGTCGACAATCTCAACGACTACTACGACGTGCGCCTAAAGGACTACCGGCTGGCCAGTCTGCTCGCGCAGCCGGACTGGTGGTCGCGGGCGGACGCGGCGAAATCGCAGTTTCAAGGTTCCGCGCGGTCGGCGGGGTGCTTTCATTTTCGTCCGGTCGATATCGAAGACCTGCCGGCACTGGACGCACTGTTTTCGGAGTTCAAGTTTGACGCGGTGTTCAACCTGGCCGCGCGCGCGGGCGTGCGGTATTCGATGGAGAATCCCTACGTATATCTCAGCACGAACACGCTGGGGACATTGAACGTCCTGGAGTGTCAACGGAAATACGGCGTGAAGAAGCAGGTGCTGGCTTCGACCTCGTCGCTCTACGCCGGTTGCGCGATGCCGTTCACCGAGGAATTGCCGGTGAACACGCCGCTCTCGCCCTACGCGGCGACGAAGAAGGGTGCCGAGTTGCTGGCTTACAGCTACCATAAGCTCTACGGCCTCGACACGACCGTGGTGCGCTACTTCACGGTTTTCGGCCCGGCGGGGCGCCCGGACATGAGCGTTTTCCGCTTCATCAAGTGGATCGACGAAGAGCAGCCGCTTGAATTGTTCGGTGACGGCACCCAGTCGCGCGACTTCACTTACGTCGACGATATCGCGCGGGGCACGATCCTCGCGGCGAAGCCTCTCGGCTATGAGATCGTCAATCTCGGTGGCGGCCGCAATCCGATCAGCCTACAGACGGTAATTGCCTTCATGGAAAAAGCGCTGGGCAAGAAAGCCGTCATTGCCGGCAAACCGTTTCACGTCGCCGATATCAAAGAGACGTGGGCTGATATCACCAAGGCCGGGCGCCTCCTTGGCTGGAGCCCGCGTATTTTGCCCGAGGAGGGTTTCCAACGCACGGTGGATTGGTATCTCGACAATCGGATTTGGTTGCGCGAGGTAAGGCTCTGA